From a single Gadus morhua chromosome 3, gadMor3.0, whole genome shotgun sequence genomic region:
- the golga7ba gene encoding golgin A7 family, member Ba produces MATEFHNLQELRHSASLVNKVFVQRDYSEGTTCKFQTKFPSELESRVERTLFEETVKTLNNFYAEAEKIGAHSYLEACVACSTAYLIFLCMETRYEKVLKKIAKYIQEQNEKVYAPRGLLITDPIDRGMRVIEISIYEDRGSSGSSSASSSTSGSTAR; encoded by the exons ATGGCGACAGAG TTCCACAACCTGCAGGAGCTGAGGCACAGCGCCTCATTGGTCAACAAGGTGTTTGTTCAGCGGGACTACAGTGAGGGGACCACCTGTAAGTTCCAGACCAAGTTCCCGTCTGAGCTGGAGAGCAGG GTCGAGCGGACGCTGTTCGAAGAGACCGTGAAGACCCTGAACAACTTCTACGCCGAGGCGGAGAAGATCGGAGCCCACTCGTACCTGGAGGCTTGCGTGGCGTGCTCCACCGCCTACCTCATCTTCCTCTGCATGGAGACGCGCTACGAGAAG GTGCTGAAGAAGATAGCCAAGTACATCCAGGAGCAGAACGAGAAGGTCTACGCTCCCAGGGGGCTGCTCATCACGGACCCCATCGACAGGGGGATGAGAGTC ATTGAGATCTCCATCTACGAGGACCGGGGCTCCAGCGGCTCTAGCTCGGCGAGCAGCTCTACGTCGGGCAGCACCGCTCGATGA